A single genomic interval of Croceibacter atlanticus HTCC2559 harbors:
- a CDS encoding thioredoxin family protein: MKSIFLLVFMLSSVLIQAQQDDVWLTDYNEAQKIAREKKLPLFMYFTGSDWCKPCIKLKEDYFETSEFLNKTNDFVLLMVDRPYRLDIISEVQMEKNKALIKKYNKENTFPLMLLLDYKGKVLKDISGYSGDPRYYRAFINENS, translated from the coding sequence ATGAAATCAATCTTTCTTTTAGTATTTATGTTGTCTTCAGTTTTAATACAAGCGCAACAAGATGATGTATGGTTAACAGATTACAATGAAGCTCAAAAAATAGCCAGGGAAAAAAAGCTGCCATTATTTATGTATTTTACAGGAAGTGATTGGTGTAAACCTTGTATTAAGTTAAAGGAAGATTATTTTGAGACTTCAGAATTTTTAAATAAAACAAATGATTTTGTATTACTTATGGTAGATAGACCTTACCGTTTAGATATTATATCTGAAGTGCAAATGGAAAAAAACAAAGCTCTTATTAAAAAGTATAATAAAGAAAACACCTTCCCATTAATGCTATTGCTAGACTATAAAGGAAAGGTGCTAAAGGATATTTCTGGTTATAGTGGAGACCCACGATACTACAGAGCATTTATTAATGAGAATTCTTAG
- a CDS encoding YbaB/EbfC family nucleoid-associated protein has translation MFGDMMGMMSKLKEAQQKVEDTKKRLDTVLINEQSSDNLLKVELTANRTLKSIEIDDTLLEDKEQLEDYLILTLNKAIKKATEINEAEIGAVAKEGMPNIPGLDMFK, from the coding sequence ATGTTTGGAGATATGATGGGTATGATGTCTAAATTAAAAGAAGCCCAACAAAAGGTTGAAGACACAAAAAAACGTTTAGACACGGTTTTAATTAATGAACAATCAAGCGACAATTTATTAAAGGTTGAACTTACAGCAAATAGAACTTTAAAAAGCATTGAAATAGACGACACTCTTTTAGAAGATAAAGAGCAATTAGAAGATTATCTTATTTTAACTTTAAATAAAGCTATAAAAAAAGCTACAGAAATTAATGAAGCAGAAATTGGTGCTGTTGCCAAAGAAGGTATGCCAAATATACCTGGCTTAGATATGTTTAAATAA
- a CDS encoding S9 family peptidase: MKQILLFSLVIFTFASACKQPKDNTLKNTIQPPIAQKIPENLEKHGDLRIDNYYWLKDRENEEVIDYLERENDYYEKMTAHTKELQSNLFDEMKSRIKEDDSSVPYKYNGYWYITRFEKGKDYPIYSRKKETLDAQEEIIFDCNKMAKGHSYFKLTALSVSPNNELVSYGVDTVSRRQYTIHVKNLSTGEILKDKVANTTGSSVWANDSQTLFYTKKDPETLRSYQILKHVLGKPTEDDNLVFQEDDDTFNAYVYKTKSKDYIIVGSSATLTDEFRILDANTPDGQFKLFAPRERGLEYSISHFKDNFYIVTNKDKAENFKLMKTPIGKTAQENWVDVLPHREDVLLEDIDIFKDYLVVSERKLGLSQIRVMRWDETEDYYLPFDNETYAAGASTNPDFDTEILRYGYTSLTTPSSVVDFNMRTKEKEVKKEQAVLGGKFAKENYMSERLWAVARDGKEIPISIVYKKGIKRDGKNPILQYAYGSYGYTIDPTFSTTRLSLLDRGFIFAIVHIRGGQYLGRQWYEDGKYFNKINTFTDFIDASSYLIDQKYTSPDHLYAMGGSAGGLLMGAVANMAPEKYNGIVAAVPFVDVVTTMLDDSIPLTTGEYDEWGNPNEKDYYEYMKSYSPYDQVKSQEYPNMLVTTGLHDSQVQYWEPAKWVAKLRDLKTDANVLYLDTNMEAGHGGASGRFEALKEIAKDYAFILDLEGITE; this comes from the coding sequence ATGAAACAAATCCTACTTTTCAGTCTAGTTATCTTTACTTTTGCATCCGCTTGTAAACAACCTAAAGACAATACCTTGAAAAATACAATTCAACCTCCAATAGCTCAGAAAATTCCAGAAAATTTAGAAAAGCACGGAGATCTTAGAATAGATAATTATTACTGGCTTAAAGACAGAGAAAATGAAGAGGTGATAGATTACCTTGAGCGTGAGAATGATTACTATGAGAAAATGACTGCGCATACCAAAGAGCTACAGTCTAACTTGTTTGATGAGATGAAGTCAAGGATTAAAGAAGATGATAGCTCTGTACCTTATAAATATAATGGCTATTGGTATATAACTCGTTTTGAGAAAGGTAAAGATTATCCAATATATTCTCGTAAGAAAGAAACATTAGATGCTCAAGAAGAAATTATATTCGATTGTAATAAAATGGCAAAAGGCCACAGTTATTTTAAATTAACAGCACTTAGCGTTAGTCCTAATAATGAGTTGGTATCTTATGGTGTAGATACAGTTAGTAGAAGGCAATATACTATTCACGTAAAAAACTTAAGTACTGGAGAAATTTTAAAAGATAAAGTAGCAAATACTACAGGCAGTTCTGTTTGGGCCAATGATAGCCAAACATTATTTTACACAAAAAAAGATCCAGAAACACTACGTTCTTACCAAATACTTAAACATGTTTTAGGTAAACCAACAGAAGACGATAATCTCGTATTTCAGGAAGATGATGATACGTTTAATGCTTATGTGTATAAAACAAAATCTAAAGACTATATTATTGTAGGATCATCTGCAACGCTTACAGATGAATTTAGAATTTTAGATGCCAATACACCAGACGGTCAATTTAAATTATTTGCACCAAGAGAAAGAGGTTTAGAATATAGTATATCTCATTTTAAAGACAACTTTTATATTGTTACTAATAAAGATAAAGCAGAGAATTTTAAACTCATGAAAACACCTATAGGTAAAACTGCGCAAGAAAATTGGGTAGATGTTTTACCACATAGGGAAGATGTTCTCTTAGAAGACATAGACATTTTTAAAGATTACCTTGTTGTAAGTGAACGTAAACTAGGATTGTCTCAAATTAGAGTGATGCGTTGGGATGAAACAGAAGATTATTACTTGCCTTTTGATAACGAGACCTATGCGGCAGGCGCAAGTACAAATCCAGATTTTGATACAGAGATTTTAAGATACGGCTATACTTCGCTCACAACACCATCTTCTGTGGTAGACTTTAATATGAGAACCAAAGAGAAAGAAGTAAAAAAGGAACAAGCTGTACTTGGTGGTAAGTTTGCAAAAGAAAACTACATGTCAGAACGGCTATGGGCAGTAGCAAGAGATGGAAAAGAAATACCAATATCTATAGTATATAAGAAAGGTATTAAAAGAGATGGTAAAAACCCTATTTTACAATATGCATATGGTTCTTATGGGTATACAATAGACCCAACATTCTCTACAACACGATTAAGTTTGCTTGATCGCGGTTTTATTTTTGCAATCGTGCACATTCGTGGTGGTCAATATTTAGGTCGTCAATGGTATGAAGACGGAAAATACTTTAATAAAATAAACACCTTCACAGACTTCATTGATGCAAGCTCATATTTAATAGATCAGAAATATACTTCTCCAGATCATTTGTATGCTATGGGTGGTTCTGCAGGAGGATTGTTAATGGGAGCAGTTGCTAATATGGCTCCAGAGAAATACAATGGTATTGTAGCTGCTGTTCCTTTTGTAGATGTGGTTACCACTATGTTAGACGACTCAATACCGCTAACGACGGGCGAGTATGACGAATGGGGAAATCCTAATGAAAAAGATTACTATGAGTATATGAAGTCATATTCACCTTATGATCAGGTGAAATCTCAGGAATACCCAAATATGTTAGTTACAACAGGATTACACGATAGTCAAGTGCAATACTGGGAACCAGCTAAATGGGTGGCGAAACTTAGAGATTTAAAGACAGATGCCAATGTATTGTATTTAGATACCAATATGGAAGCAGGTCATGGTGGTGCTTCAGGTCGTTTTGAAGCTCTTAAGGAAATAGCTAAAGATTATGCATTTATATTAGACTTAGAGGGAATTACAGAGTAA
- a CDS encoding PLP-dependent cysteine synthase family protein, protein MKKELQVYDNILQLVGDTPLIQLQKMTEDISGTFYAKVEAFNPGHSAKDRVAHFILSQAEEKGLLQPGDTIVETTSGNTGFSIAMVSAVKGYKCILAVSDKSSKDKIDMLRAMGAEVHVCPANVAADDPRSYYEVAKRIHLETPGSIYINQYFNELNIDAHYHSTGPEIWKQTEGKITHLVACSGTGGTISGTARYLKEMNPEIKILGIDAYGSVLKKYHETRQFDENEIYSYKIEGLGKNLIPTATDFDAIDEFVKVTDESAAQMARTIAKEEGLFVGYTSGAAMQGVKQYALQGQFTKDSKVVVLFPDHGSRYMAKIYNDQWMEDQGFELHENLKAIPNSQKI, encoded by the coding sequence ATGAAAAAGGAATTACAGGTTTACGATAATATATTGCAATTGGTAGGAGACACACCGCTAATACAGTTGCAGAAAATGACAGAAGATATTTCTGGTACATTCTACGCTAAAGTAGAAGCATTTAATCCAGGACATTCTGCTAAAGATAGAGTTGCTCACTTTATATTATCTCAAGCTGAAGAAAAAGGGTTATTGCAACCTGGAGATACTATTGTTGAAACTACTTCGGGTAATACGGGCTTTAGTATTGCAATGGTAAGTGCTGTAAAAGGTTACAAGTGCATTTTAGCAGTCTCAGACAAGTCATCAAAAGATAAGATAGATATGTTGAGAGCTATGGGTGCAGAGGTTCACGTTTGTCCTGCAAACGTAGCTGCAGATGATCCAAGATCCTATTACGAGGTAGCAAAGAGAATACACTTAGAAACACCTGGCAGCATTTATATTAATCAATATTTTAATGAATTAAATATAGATGCTCATTACCATAGTACAGGTCCAGAAATTTGGAAACAAACTGAAGGTAAAATTACACATCTGGTAGCATGCAGTGGTACTGGCGGAACCATTTCTGGAACAGCTAGATACTTGAAAGAAATGAATCCTGAAATTAAAATTTTAGGGATAGATGCCTACGGAAGTGTATTGAAGAAATATCATGAGACAAGACAGTTTGATGAAAATGAAATATACTCCTATAAAATTGAAGGCTTAGGAAAAAACTTAATTCCTACTGCAACAGATTTTGATGCTATTGATGAATTTGTAAAGGTTACAGATGAGTCTGCTGCTCAAATGGCAAGAACCATTGCTAAAGAGGAAGGATTGTTTGTGGGTTACACAAGTGGAGCTGCTATGCAAGGAGTAAAACAATACGCCTTACAAGGTCAATTTACAAAAGACAGCAAGGTTGTGGTGTTATTTCCAGATCACGGCTCTCGTTATATGGCCAAAATTTATAACGACCAATGGATGGAAGATCAAGGTTTCGAACTTCACGAAAACCTAAAAGCAATTCCAAATTCTCAAAAAATATAA
- a CDS encoding DUF7467 domain-containing protein, with protein MLNSCSVDNEIDSSIDNNENLAIDASSENFRYNQSILNNSDCNSCDGKVSILTLKYTGDMAVVVKVVQQKGEVVKNSLVFPNGEFTVYGVAKKNTLSPKLFFYKNNTLNTMIHTSCSIPIGPGLVSGDFVVVSGESRNGGILCPVDVMPEEEEEDEDPIIID; from the coding sequence ATGTTAAATAGTTGCTCGGTAGATAATGAAATTGACTCTAGTATTGATAATAATGAAAATTTAGCTATCGATGCTTCATCTGAAAACTTCAGGTACAACCAATCTATTTTAAATAACTCAGATTGTAATTCTTGCGATGGCAAAGTCTCTATCCTAACTCTTAAATATACAGGAGATATGGCTGTTGTCGTAAAAGTGGTTCAGCAAAAAGGAGAGGTTGTAAAAAACAGCTTAGTATTCCCAAACGGTGAATTTACGGTTTATGGAGTTGCTAAGAAAAATACTTTAAGTCCTAAGTTATTTTTCTATAAAAATAATACTCTAAACACAATGATACACACTAGTTGCTCAATTCCAATTGGTCCTGGATTAGTAAGTGGCGATTTCGTTGTAGTCTCTGGAGAAAGCAGAAATGGTGGCATTTTGTGCCCGGTTGATGTTATGCCTGAGGAAGAAGAGGAAGACGAAGATCCAATAATTATCGACTAG
- a CDS encoding DUF7467 domain-containing protein, whose amino-acid sequence MLNSCTSDNIDEYNTEELVINSTYSTNNEDCGECDGRLKNISFKYTGNSAKYLVIKGSYNSGTYFCGYVYPNETITLNPIGSNSILHRTLKFYQNGCYIGALKTDCTMPVEVGTTYGNYQVVGGESTNNGLLCSPEEEEVVEEGCTSCNEKATSLTLKYEGLVAGIVKVTQGQGEVAYNSFVFPGSRFTIVGEDSEGTLSDQISISINGLLNTTINTNCDNPIGPGLVSGLFMVVNGESKDGGELCPVADMPDDTENNENEGIIID is encoded by the coding sequence ATGTTAAACAGTTGTACCTCAGATAATATTGATGAGTATAACACTGAAGAATTAGTTATTAATAGCACATATTCAACCAATAATGAAGACTGTGGTGAGTGTGATGGTCGCTTAAAAAACATCTCATTTAAGTACACGGGAAATAGTGCGAAATATTTAGTAATTAAAGGAAGTTACAATAGTGGCACTTATTTTTGTGGTTATGTATACCCAAATGAAACAATTACACTAAATCCTATCGGCAGCAACTCTATACTTCATAGAACATTAAAGTTCTATCAAAATGGTTGTTATATAGGTGCTTTAAAGACAGACTGTACAATGCCAGTTGAGGTAGGTACAACTTATGGTAATTACCAAGTTGTTGGTGGAGAAAGTACTAATAACGGTTTGTTATGCTCTCCAGAAGAAGAGGAAGTAGTAGAAGAAGGTTGTACATCTTGTAATGAGAAGGCAACATCTTTAACGTTAAAGTATGAAGGTTTAGTGGCAGGAATTGTAAAAGTTACTCAAGGGCAAGGTGAGGTAGCTTATAATTCATTTGTATTTCCTGGTTCTAGGTTTACTATTGTAGGAGAAGATAGTGAAGGTACATTAAGTGATCAAATTTCAATCTCTATAAACGGATTGTTAAACACTACAATTAATACAAATTGTGACAATCCTATTGGTCCAGGATTAGTTAGCGGTTTGTTTATGGTAGTTAATGGAGAGAGTAAAGATGGTGGCGAACTTTGCCCTGTTGCAGATATGCCAGACGATACTGAAAATAATGAAAATGAGGGAATAATTATAGATTAA
- a CDS encoding aminotransferase class I/II-fold pyridoxal phosphate-dependent enzyme: MKDLFQKIYDDKGPLGKWASQAEGYFIFPKLEGPISNRMKFQGKEVITWSVNDYLGLANRPEVRKADAEAAAAYGSAYPMGARMMSGHTDLHEQLQNELAEFVNKEAAYLLNFGYQGMVSTIDALVGKDDVIVYDVDAHACIIDGVRLHMGQRFTYKHNDVESIEKNLKRAERIAEKTGGGILLISEGVFGMRGEQGKLKEIVELKKKYNFRLFVDDAHGFGTLGKTGAGAGEEQGVQDDIDVYFATFAKSMASTGAFIAADAEIIQYLKYNLRSQMFAKSLQMQLVVGALKRLDMLRTMPELKEKLWENVNALQGGLKERGFDIGTTQSCVTPVYLKGSIPEAMALVKDLRENHGVFCSIVVYPVIPKGLILLRLIPTASHTLQDVNETLDAFSSIRERLENGTYKRLSDAAMASE; this comes from the coding sequence ATGAAAGATTTATTTCAAAAAATCTATGATGATAAAGGTCCGTTAGGTAAATGGGCAAGTCAAGCAGAAGGTTATTTTATATTTCCAAAGTTAGAAGGTCCTATCTCTAACAGAATGAAATTTCAAGGTAAAGAAGTAATTACCTGGAGCGTAAATGATTATTTAGGGTTGGCTAACAGACCAGAAGTAAGAAAAGCAGATGCAGAAGCTGCAGCAGCATATGGTTCTGCTTACCCTATGGGAGCAAGGATGATGAGTGGTCACACAGATTTACACGAGCAATTACAAAACGAGCTTGCAGAATTTGTAAATAAGGAAGCAGCTTACCTTTTAAATTTTGGATATCAAGGTATGGTATCTACAATTGATGCTTTGGTAGGTAAAGATGATGTTATTGTTTATGATGTAGATGCACATGCGTGTATTATAGATGGTGTTCGCCTTCATATGGGACAACGCTTTACTTACAAACATAACGACGTAGAGAGTATTGAAAAAAACTTAAAACGTGCAGAACGTATTGCAGAAAAAACTGGAGGTGGAATTTTACTAATTTCTGAAGGTGTTTTTGGAATGCGCGGAGAGCAAGGAAAACTTAAGGAAATTGTAGAACTTAAGAAAAAGTATAATTTCCGTTTATTTGTTGATGATGCTCACGGTTTTGGTACCCTAGGTAAAACAGGTGCTGGTGCAGGTGAAGAACAAGGAGTGCAAGATGATATAGACGTGTATTTTGCCACGTTTGCAAAATCTATGGCAAGCACAGGAGCTTTTATCGCTGCAGATGCAGAGATTATACAGTACCTAAAGTATAACCTACGATCTCAAATGTTTGCAAAATCTTTGCAGATGCAATTAGTAGTAGGAGCTTTAAAACGTTTAGATATGTTACGTACTATGCCAGAGCTTAAGGAAAAGCTTTGGGAAAACGTAAATGCTTTACAGGGCGGCTTAAAAGAACGTGGGTTTGATATTGGTACAACACAAAGTTGTGTAACGCCAGTATATTTAAAAGGTAGTATTCCAGAAGCTATGGCTTTGGTAAAAGACCTTAGAGAAAATCACGGTGTATTTTGTAGTATAGTAGTTTATCCTGTAATACCTAAAGGATTAATTTTACTTAGATTAATTCCTACTGCTTCACATACATTACAAGATGTAAATGAAACATTAGATGCATTTAGTAGTATAAGAGAACGATTAGAAAACGGAACATATAAAAGATTATCTGACGCTGCTATGGCTTCAGAATAA
- a CDS encoding transporter: MRSTLLTLFIFSVCIPYTHAQFTETINSNRPGNSQGAFSVGTNIFQAELGAKIGKDDHSLLNYEADIFGVDAFLRYGVVREQLELSIAADFLSETRQFTTGGQQEVKRSNFDRITIGGKYLLYDPYKSGPEKPNIYSWKANNSFKWKSLIPAVSVYAGANLNLSEDNPFAVPDEGKITPRIELITQNNWAGGWVFVMNFVADKVTTDFPTYAGIFTLTHSFSPKTAGFLEYQAFKNDLYSDNIIRGGGAYLITKDLQIDLSGLFSFKDTPSRWQIGLGASYRINSRTDKDDMLLENSSGKNKDKDRGKKSKQKRKDTDFNDGK, translated from the coding sequence ATGAGATCTACCCTACTAACTCTATTTATTTTTAGTGTTTGTATACCATATACCCACGCACAATTTACTGAAACTATTAATTCTAACAGACCAGGAAACTCTCAAGGTGCCTTTTCAGTAGGTACTAACATATTTCAAGCAGAACTAGGTGCTAAGATTGGAAAAGACGATCATAGCCTACTAAATTATGAAGCTGATATTTTTGGCGTAGATGCCTTCCTTAGATATGGAGTGGTGAGAGAGCAACTAGAACTTAGCATAGCTGCAGATTTTCTTTCTGAAACTAGACAATTTACAACTGGAGGACAACAAGAAGTTAAACGAAGTAATTTTGACAGGATTACTATTGGTGGAAAATATTTACTTTATGATCCCTATAAAAGCGGTCCAGAAAAGCCTAATATTTATAGTTGGAAAGCAAACAATAGTTTTAAATGGAAAAGTTTGATCCCAGCAGTATCAGTTTATGCTGGAGCTAATTTAAATTTAAGTGAAGACAATCCTTTTGCTGTACCAGATGAAGGTAAAATAACTCCAAGAATTGAGTTGATAACCCAAAACAACTGGGCTGGCGGTTGGGTCTTTGTCATGAACTTTGTAGCAGACAAAGTAACTACAGATTTTCCAACTTACGCAGGTATCTTTACGCTCACACATTCATTTTCACCTAAGACAGCAGGCTTCTTAGAATACCAAGCTTTTAAAAATGATTTATATAGTGATAATATTATTCGAGGTGGAGGCGCATATCTAATTACTAAAGACTTGCAAATAGATCTTTCTGGTTTATTTAGTTTTAAGGATACACCTTCGCGTTGGCAGATTGGCCTAGGAGCATCTTACCGAATAAATAGCAGAACCGACAAAGATGACATGCTTTTAGAAAATAGTTCTGGAAAAAATAAAGATAAAGATCGAGGCAAGAAGTCTAAGCAAAAGCGAAAAGACACAGATTTTAATGACGGAAAATAA
- a CDS encoding DUF4834 family protein: MEFLKVILIILLVYFGLKFLFRLLGPLLMKYAMKKMGKKFEEQFSQFNSMNKQQASQEKEGEVVLDKVPKNKRKSSKTVGEYVEYEEVKD; encoded by the coding sequence ATGGAGTTTTTAAAAGTTATATTAATTATTCTTCTTGTTTACTTTGGCCTAAAGTTTCTTTTTAGATTACTTGGCCCATTGTTAATGAAGTATGCTATGAAGAAAATGGGGAAGAAGTTTGAAGAGCAATTCAGCCAATTTAATTCAATGAATAAACAACAGGCGTCTCAGGAAAAAGAGGGTGAAGTTGTTTTAGATAAAGTGCCAAAAAATAAAAGAAAGTCTTCTAAAACTGTTGGTGAGTATGTAGAGTATGAAGAGGTTAAGGATTAA
- a CDS encoding MarC family protein, whose amino-acid sequence MSEIITTVLFLFAVIDPLGSVPVYLEATKKFDKAKKTRVAIRATLIAFSILLFFIVIGQLILEGMEISLDAFQISGGVILFLFALTMIFGDGKPSQEKSHIDDYKHVAVFPLAIPSIASPGAIMAVVLMTNNNLYTIKEQIITTILVLVVIGLTCLLLLAANVVQKRIGEYGITVISKVMGLILASYAVQSILTGLRDFFTVLN is encoded by the coding sequence ATGTCTGAAATTATTACCACTGTACTATTTTTATTTGCTGTTATAGATCCGCTTGGATCAGTACCAGTTTACTTAGAGGCTACTAAGAAATTTGACAAAGCAAAAAAAACAAGAGTAGCTATTAGAGCAACACTTATAGCATTCTCTATCTTATTATTCTTTATAGTAATTGGGCAGCTTATTTTAGAAGGTATGGAAATATCTTTAGATGCATTTCAAATTTCAGGAGGTGTAATATTATTCCTTTTTGCATTAACAATGATTTTTGGAGACGGAAAACCATCCCAAGAAAAAAGTCATATAGATGATTATAAACACGTTGCTGTATTTCCGTTAGCTATACCTTCAATTGCTTCACCAGGTGCTATTATGGCTGTGGTTTTAATGACAAACAACAACCTCTATACTATTAAGGAACAAATCATTACAACTATTCTTGTTTTAGTTGTTATAGGCCTTACTTGCTTACTTCTACTTGCAGCCAATGTAGTACAAAAACGTATTGGAGAATATGGGATTACTGTAATAAGTAAAGTTATGGGACTTATACTAGCATCTTATGCTGTACAAAGTATACTAACTGGGTTACGAGATTTTTTCACCGTACTTAATTAA
- the porX gene encoding T9SS response regulator signal transducer PorX → MNNINVLWVDDEIDLLKPHILFLENKNYSVTTCQSGTEALEEIDGNRFDIVFLDENMPGLTGLETLSGIKEKQANLPVIMITKSEEEHIMEEAIGSKIADYLIKPVNPNQILLSLKKNLDHSRLVSETTTSHYQQEFRKIAMDMSSINSYEGWAEMYQKLIYWEMELENIEDTGMIGILESQKSEANTQFCKFVEKNYRDWFNGADDAPIMSHTLLRERVIPELGEQPTLLVVIDNLRYDQWRAFEPILNNHYKKQKEEPYYSILPTATQYARNAIFSGLMPADMEKLHSDLWLNDTDDGGKNMHEAEFLRRQLKRLGQSHLKTDYHKITNVKGGKKLVENFKSQKDNDLTVVVYNFVDMLSHSKTEMEVIKELASNDKSYRSLTESWFKNSPLLEIIQQAQQMGFKLIVTTDHGTINVNNPSKVIGDKNTSLNLRYKTGKSLTYQDKDVLAAKNPKEIHLPSINMSSSFIFAKGDLFFAYPNNFNHYVSYYRNTYQHGGVSLEEMVIPFAVLEPR, encoded by the coding sequence ATGAACAATATAAATGTACTGTGGGTAGATGATGAAATTGATCTTCTTAAGCCACATATTCTTTTTTTAGAAAACAAAAACTACAGTGTTACTACATGCCAAAGTGGTACAGAAGCCCTTGAGGAGATTGATGGCAACCGTTTTGACATTGTATTCTTAGATGAGAATATGCCTGGACTAACAGGTCTTGAGACTTTATCTGGAATAAAAGAAAAACAAGCTAATTTACCGGTAATAATGATTACCAAGAGTGAAGAAGAGCATATCATGGAAGAAGCTATAGGCTCTAAAATAGCAGATTATTTAATTAAGCCTGTAAACCCAAACCAAATTTTATTAAGCTTAAAAAAGAATTTAGACCATTCTCGATTAGTTTCTGAAACCACGACTTCTCATTACCAACAAGAGTTTAGAAAAATAGCCATGGATATGTCTAGCATAAACTCCTATGAAGGTTGGGCAGAAATGTATCAAAAATTAATCTATTGGGAAATGGAGTTAGAGAACATTGAAGATACTGGAATGATAGGTATCCTAGAATCTCAAAAATCTGAAGCTAATACTCAATTTTGCAAATTTGTAGAAAAAAATTACCGCGACTGGTTTAATGGCGCAGATGATGCTCCAATAATGAGTCACACTTTATTAAGAGAACGTGTAATTCCTGAATTGGGCGAACAACCAACTCTTTTAGTAGTAATAGACAATTTACGCTATGACCAATGGCGCGCATTTGAACCTATATTAAACAACCATTATAAAAAGCAAAAAGAAGAACCATATTACTCCATATTACCAACAGCAACCCAATATGCTCGTAATGCAATTTTTTCAGGACTAATGCCAGCAGATATGGAAAAACTACATTCAGATCTTTGGTTAAACGATACAGATGATGGTGGTAAGAATATGCACGAGGCAGAATTTCTGAGAAGACAATTAAAAAGGCTTGGACAAAGTCATCTTAAAACAGATTATCATAAAATCACCAACGTAAAAGGTGGCAAAAAATTGGTGGAAAATTTTAAATCTCAGAAAGATAATGACTTAACAGTAGTTGTTTACAATTTTGTAGATATGTTGTCTCATAGTAAGACAGAAATGGAGGTTATAAAAGAATTAGCCTCTAATGATAAATCTTACAGAAGCTTAACAGAAAGCTGGTTTAAAAACTCACCATTATTAGAGATTATACAGCAAGCTCAACAAATGGGCTTTAAGCTGATAGTAACTACAGATCACGGAACCATTAATGTTAATAACCCTTCTAAAGTTATTGGAGATAAAAACACAAGCCTTAATTTAAGATATAAAACAGGCAAAAGTCTTACATACCAAGACAAAGATGTACTTGCTGCAAAAAATCCTAAGGAAATACATTTACCTAGTATTAATATGAGCAGTAGCTTTATTTTTGCAAAAGGCGATTTGTTTTTTGCATATCCAAACAACTTTAACCATTATGTAAGTTATTATAGAAATACCTATCAACATGGTGGTGTTTCATTAGAGGAAATGGTAATACCTTTTGCTGTCCTAGAGCCTAGGTAA